AGCGCTGGCCTTGGGCGGCAGCCAGCCCCTGCCCGCGCTCTTTCAGGCGGCCGGCGCCGAGTTCGGCTTCTCCGCCCGCGTGATGGCGCCGCTGATGGCGGCACTTGCCGAAGCGCTCGACGAAAGCCGCCAGGCCGGTTGAGCTATTCGTCCTGCTTGAGCCCATTCAGGAGGGCGCGCCAGGCATCGGCGCGCCTTCCCGGGATCAGCGGCTCGTAGGAGGCGATCCGGTCTATGAGCCCGCCGTACTCCTGTCTCAACCGGGCTGCCACCTCGTCCGGAGGGCCCCAGAGCGCACACGCCTCGAGCATCTCGTCCGGAATCTGCCCGGGCATCTCCTGCCATCTGCCCTGCGCCGCGAGCCGGCTCAACTGCTCTCCGGCCTCACCCCAGCCGTGCAGGTCGAGCACGGGCCGGTAGGCGGGCGTGGAGGCATAGAAGGAGAGGTGCTGGCGGATCTCCGCGAGGCCGGTGGATACCTCGGCCGCAGTACCGGTGGCGACGAGGACGCTGCTGGCGATGCTGAACTCCTGGCGCGGGCGGCCGCGGCGCGACAGGCCTGCCTCGATCGCGGGCACGACCACCTCGCTGAGATAGCGGCGTGTGTGGAATGGGTGCACATGGAAACCGTCGGCCACCTCGCCGGCCAGGCGGCACATCCGAGGACCGACGCCCGCGACTTCGATCCGCAGCCCGGATGGCGCAGGACCCGGGGGCGTAAAGAACGGCGTCATGAGCGAGAGAGCGAAGTACCTGCCGCGGTAGTTCAACGGCCGCCGTTCGCTCCAGGCCGCCCACACTTCGCGAATGGCTGCAACCACCTCTCGCAGCTTGGGCGCGGGCGGATCCCAGGGCATCCCAAACCGCCGCGTGATGTGCGCCTTGACCTGAGTGCCCAGGCCCAGCACGAACCGGCCGCCGGAAAACTGGGCCAGATCCCACGAGGTGTACGCCAGGGTGGTAGGGCTGCGGGTGAAGGCAAGCGCTATGGCTGTGCCCAACGTGATCCTGGATGACGATGCGGCCGCTACGCCCAGCCCGACGAATGGATCGTGGTCGGTCTCGGCCGTCCACAGTCCATCGAACCCCAGACGCTCCGCCTCCTGGGTGATGGCTGGGATCTCGGTCAGTGACTTGTAGACCAGGCGCGTGTCAACCAGCATGGGAGCCTCCTGATGCGTGAATCCCGACCCAGCAGCATTCACCGCCCGGGCAGGAGTTCCCCTGCCGACGACGAAACATGAGGTCTTACGGGAGAGGCCGGAGGGCAGGAACGCATAGGGGAGGGTGGTCGGCGCACTCAACACGGTGCTGCATGCGCGTGAGCGCGCTGTGGATCCTG
This DNA window, taken from Armatimonadota bacterium, encodes the following:
- a CDS encoding TIGR03617 family F420-dependent LLM class oxidoreductase; amino-acid sequence: MLVDTRLVYKSLTEIPAITQEAERLGFDGLWTAETDHDPFVGLGVAAASSSRITLGTAIALAFTRSPTTLAYTSWDLAQFSGGRFVLGLGTQVKAHITRRFGMPWDPPAPKLREVVAAIREVWAAWSERRPLNYRGRYFALSLMTPFFTPPGPAPSGLRIEVAGVGPRMCRLAGEVADGFHVHPFHTRRYLSEVVVPAIEAGLSRRGRPRQEFSIASSVLVATGTAAEVSTGLAEIRQHLSFYASTPAYRPVLDLHGWGEAGEQLSRLAAQGRWQEMPGQIPDEMLEACALWGPPDEVAARLRQEYGGLIDRIASYEPLIPGRRADAWRALLNGLKQDE